A window of the Ruminococcaceae bacterium KH2T8 genome harbors these coding sequences:
- a CDS encoding SSU ribosomal protein S12P methylthiotransferase, producing MDIGKTALPGGLFILGFNGNIRRMKKEEINVTMIALGCSKNLVDAECMVKMIKDHGYNVVESVEDAEVAIINSCGFIESAKTETIMTILNTADLKPDGEKHGKLKHIIVTGCLSQRYSSEILDELPEVDIVMGTSHYKDICEAIDSLYECEMPKKVYVSEPGGMDQLLTHRDISTGSFAWLKIGEGCVHRCSFCAIPLIRGSYKSRPMEAILEEAEDLASQGFKEIILAAQDTTNYGIDLYKKQVLPELLRKLSKIEGIELIRVMYGYMDGITDELIDEMANNPKVAKYLDIPIQHADNGILKSMLRHDTVELIDERIAKLREKIPGLVIRTTVMVGFPGESEEAFDNLIKNIEKWRFDRLGCFEFSPEEGTPAYDMPDDVDAETKKLRCQKVYEVQEAISRESNLSRVGSEVTVTIDSVSEDGIFYVGRSYGEAPEIDPVIYVASTKEEELKIGGRYQVKILEASEYEMTGVTI from the coding sequence ATGGATATTGGAAAGACCGCCTTGCCCGGCGGTCTTTTCATTTTGGGATTTAATGGTAATATAAGGCGTATGAAAAAAGAAGAAATCAATGTAACAATGATCGCACTCGGTTGTTCAAAGAACCTTGTTGACGCCGAGTGTATGGTCAAGATGATCAAGGATCACGGCTATAATGTCGTTGAATCGGTCGAGGACGCGGAAGTTGCGATAATCAACTCCTGCGGTTTTATCGAATCTGCTAAGACAGAGACGATCATGACAATACTAAATACAGCCGATCTTAAGCCTGACGGGGAGAAGCATGGTAAGCTCAAGCATATCATCGTTACCGGCTGTCTTTCCCAGCGTTACTCTTCAGAGATCTTAGATGAGCTTCCCGAAGTCGATATCGTTATGGGAACTTCTCATTATAAGGATATATGTGAAGCTATCGATTCGCTCTACGAGTGCGAGATGCCTAAGAAGGTCTATGTTTCCGAGCCCGGTGGTATGGATCAGCTCCTTACGCACAGAGATATATCTACCGGTAGCTTTGCCTGGCTCAAGATAGGTGAGGGATGTGTTCACAGATGTTCTTTCTGTGCTATCCCGCTCATTAGAGGCAGCTATAAGTCTCGTCCCATGGAGGCGATACTCGAAGAGGCTGAAGATCTGGCATCTCAGGGATTTAAGGAGATCATACTTGCTGCACAGGATACTACTAACTATGGTATTGATCTTTATAAGAAGCAAGTGCTCCCTGAGCTTCTTCGAAAGCTTTCAAAGATCGAAGGTATCGAACTCATAAGAGTCATGTATGGCTATATGGACGGTATCACCGATGAGCTCATCGATGAGATGGCCAATAATCCCAAGGTAGCGAAGTATCTTGATATACCGATCCAGCATGCAGATAACGGCATCCTTAAGTCTATGCTCCGTCACGATACTGTTGAGCTTATAGATGAGAGGATAGCAAAGCTTCGTGAGAAGATTCCCGGCCTTGTTATAAGAACGACGGTAATGGTAGGATTCCCGGGGGAGAGCGAGGAAGCCTTTGATAATCTTATAAAGAATATCGAGAAGTGGCGCTTTGACAGGCTCGGATGCTTTGAATTCTCGCCTGAAGAAGGTACGCCAGCATATGATATGCCTGATGATGTGGACGCTGAGACGAAGAAACTTCGTTGTCAGAAGGTCTACGAGGTCCAGGAAGCTATCTCACGTGAGTCGAATCTTTCACGCGTAGGGTCCGAAGTAACTGTTACTATTGATTCTGTATCCGAAGATGGTATATTTTATGTCGGGCGAAGTTACGGAGAGGCTCCGGAGATCGATCCGGTCATCTATGTCGCTTCGACCAAGGAAGAAGAACTTAAGATTGGCGGAAGGTATCAGGTGAAGATACTTGAAGCCTCAGAATATGAAATGACAGGAGTTACAATATGA
- a CDS encoding SOS response regulatory protein OraA/RecX, interacts with RecA, giving the protein MDPYDISEAVSAGIRHIGIAVYSSGKVREYLIRKGYDPGTARSAVEQLVEREYIDDIRAGRKVLASRVGKKQESRALISQRLSAAGISRDCIPTLLEECDDDKVTCRRLIEALCPNFSESVYSESDIRDIISVASRRGYSAETASSVIRLLINDLPT; this is encoded by the coding sequence ATGGATCCTTACGATATTAGCGAAGCGGTATCAGCAGGTATCCGACATATCGGAATAGCAGTCTATTCGTCCGGTAAGGTCCGCGAATACCTCATCAGGAAGGGATATGATCCCGGTACTGCTCGTAGTGCAGTTGAACAGCTTGTTGAGCGTGAGTATATAGATGATATTAGAGCAGGTCGTAAGGTCCTCGCTTCCAGAGTAGGCAAGAAGCAGGAAAGTCGTGCTCTCATATCTCAAAGACTTAGTGCCGCAGGGATCTCTCGTGATTGCATTCCTACGCTCCTGGAGGAATGTGATGACGATAAGGTCACATGCAGAAGACTTATTGAAGCATTATGTCCGAACTTCTCCGAAAGTGTATACTCGGAATCGGATATCCGTGATATAATCTCTGTGGCTTCGCGTAGAGGATACTCTGCCGAGACCGCTTCATCTGTAATCAGACTGTTGATAAATGATTTACCCACTTAA
- a CDS encoding recombination protein RecA, whose amino-acid sequence MAKKNSAKASVQQVPIADQSERKKALEAAMAQIEKQFGKGSVMRMGDQEVVDIETIPTGSLTLDIALGVGGLPRGRIIEIYGPESSGKTTVALHCVAEAQKMGGTCAFIDAEHALDAVYASKIGVDVDNLLLAQPDTGEQALEITETLVRSGGIDVIVIDSVAALVPRAEIEGEMGDSHVGLQARLMSQALRKLTGIIAKSGTVCIFINQLREKVGVMFGNPETTTGGRALKFYSSVRLDVRKTETLRNGTDVIGNHVRVKVVKNKVAPPFKEAEFDIMYGQGISKESCIIDLAVENNIIEKSGSWFAYKGQKIGQGKDNARQYLLDNTDIRDEIEQLVRDSYKPAEPGEDLDDADVSDVDLDLDENDDDILGIDM is encoded by the coding sequence ATGGCTAAGAAAAATTCGGCAAAAGCAAGCGTGCAGCAGGTGCCCATCGCAGATCAGAGCGAGCGCAAGAAGGCTCTTGAAGCTGCAATGGCTCAGATAGAGAAGCAGTTCGGTAAGGGTTCCGTTATGAGGATGGGCGATCAGGAAGTTGTAGATATCGAGACTATCCCTACAGGTTCTCTTACACTTGATATCGCACTCGGAGTAGGCGGACTTCCCCGTGGAAGGATCATTGAGATCTACGGACCCGAGTCTTCAGGTAAGACGACAGTTGCGCTTCATTGCGTAGCAGAAGCTCAGAAGATGGGCGGTACATGTGCATTTATCGATGCAGAGCATGCTCTTGACGCAGTATATGCAAGTAAGATCGGCGTAGATGTTGATAATCTTCTTCTCGCTCAGCCAGATACGGGTGAGCAGGCTCTCGAGATCACTGAGACACTTGTACGAAGCGGCGGTATCGATGTTATCGTCATCGACTCCGTAGCAGCACTTGTTCCCAGGGCAGAGATCGAAGGTGAGATGGGCGATTCTCATGTAGGTCTTCAGGCAAGACTCATGAGCCAGGCTCTTCGTAAGCTCACAGGTATCATCGCTAAGTCCGGAACTGTATGTATCTTCATCAATCAGCTTCGTGAGAAGGTCGGTGTTATGTTCGGTAATCCCGAGACAACGACTGGTGGTCGTGCATTGAAGTTCTATTCTTCAGTAAGACTTGACGTTAGAAAGACTGAGACTCTTCGTAACGGTACTGATGTTATCGGTAACCATGTACGTGTAAAGGTAGTCAAGAATAAGGTTGCTCCTCCGTTCAAGGAAGCTGAGTTCGACATCATGTACGGTCAGGGTATATCTAAGGAGAGCTGCATCATCGATCTCGCTGTTGAGAACAACATCATCGAGAAGAGCGGTTCCTGGTTCGCATATAAGGGCCAGAAGATCGGTCAGGGTAAGGATAATGCAAGACAGTATCTCCTTGATAATACTGACATCAGAGATGAGATCGAGCAGCTCGTAAGGGATTCTTACAAGCCCGCTGAACCCGGTGAAGATCTTGATGACGCGGATGTTTCCGATGTAGATCTTGATCTTGACGAGAACGACGACGATATCCTCGGGATCGATATGTAA
- a CDS encoding putative peptidoglycan lipid II flippase, producing the protein MSNISNTKSKRSMSMTVATALMMVGLVFSKCSGFLRDIFVSARFEDMYRDAFTLAFMIPDIVFDLLIGGAIQSAITPTLASAVARGEEEKGWRAVNIFISVFSVIVIAVCVLGVIFSEPMYMIFRSEEKGTEVAHLAAMASKWLFPQIFFMMLAALSIGILNSYKRFGSTAFGPTVYNICVLASILMFAGNSEHKLMMTTAGIMVAAGVYFLFQLICGHDILRRFRFTFKPGDREFHALVKTALPILLSASVVRINMAILNFFAEQIPQHVTFLLRNASTVWQLPYGIFAVAIGSVMLPSIASLYGEKKYPECSALLSSRLKSALFLTIPSAGFMVLMNVDVIKAVFQWSSNYTDDNAQTAGTFLIGYSAAIITHTVIFIMNQAFYGMGKTKIPLFAGCIGLITNPLFCTIFISMGFGLISLTFAYSLTSLFQLLTLCIIYYKSKDTVPLKMLPFACKAGLSVLVMCVVLFVFDRAVPAQGSKMLQLMILAGKGLVCVFVYFGFALVMKMPEATDWITSFKSKIASKLSRKSH; encoded by the coding sequence ATGAGTAATATTTCGAATACTAAGTCAAAGCGCAGCATGAGTATGACTGTTGCTACAGCTCTCATGATGGTCGGACTCGTATTTTCCAAGTGTTCGGGATTCTTGAGAGATATATTCGTTTCAGCGCGATTTGAAGATATGTACAGGGATGCATTTACTCTTGCATTTATGATCCCTGACATAGTCTTTGATCTTCTTATAGGCGGAGCTATCCAGTCTGCGATAACACCAACGCTTGCCTCGGCTGTCGCTAGAGGTGAAGAAGAGAAGGGATGGAGAGCGGTAAATATCTTTATCTCCGTCTTTTCCGTAATAGTTATTGCGGTATGCGTCCTTGGCGTTATCTTCTCTGAACCGATGTATATGATCTTCAGGTCTGAGGAAAAGGGTACTGAAGTCGCTCATCTGGCTGCCATGGCTTCGAAGTGGCTGTTCCCGCAGATCTTCTTCATGATGCTCGCTGCATTAAGTATAGGTATCCTTAACAGCTATAAGAGATTCGGTTCGACAGCATTCGGTCCTACTGTCTACAACATATGTGTTCTGGCTTCGATCCTCATGTTCGCGGGTAACTCCGAGCATAAGCTCATGATGACGACGGCCGGCATAATGGTAGCGGCAGGCGTATATTTCCTGTTCCAGCTGATATGCGGGCACGATATATTAAGACGGTTCAGATTTACGTTCAAACCCGGGGATAGGGAGTTTCATGCACTCGTCAAAACTGCGTTGCCGATACTTCTTTCTGCTTCCGTAGTAAGGATCAATATGGCGATCCTGAATTTCTTCGCAGAGCAGATCCCCCAGCATGTAACTTTCCTTCTTCGAAATGCATCTACCGTATGGCAGCTTCCTTACGGTATCTTCGCAGTTGCAATAGGAAGTGTCATGCTTCCGTCGATCGCATCACTTTACGGTGAGAAGAAATATCCAGAATGTTCGGCGCTTTTGTCCTCGAGGCTCAAGAGCGCACTTTTCCTGACGATACCGTCTGCAGGATTTATGGTGCTGATGAATGTTGACGTCATCAAAGCTGTTTTCCAGTGGTCCTCGAACTATACTGATGATAATGCTCAGACGGCAGGTACATTCCTTATCGGATATTCCGCGGCGATCATCACTCATACCGTTATATTTATAATGAATCAGGCATTCTACGGAATGGGCAAGACCAAGATACCTCTTTTTGCAGGATGTATCGGCCTTATTACCAATCCTTTATTCTGTACTATATTTATATCTATGGGCTTCGGGCTCATCTCGCTGACCTTTGCTTATTCGCTTACGAGCCTGTTCCAGCTCTTAACTCTTTGTATCATCTATTATAAGAGTAAGGATACCGTACCTTTGAAGATGCTTCCTTTCGCTTGCAAGGCGGGATTGAGCGTTCTCGTAATGTGTGTTGTCCTCTTTGTATTCGACAGAGCAGTACCTGCGCAGGGCAGTAAGATGCTCCAGCTGATGATACTCGCAGGTAAGGGACTTGTATGCGTATTCGTATATTTCGGATTTGCACTTGTAATGAAGATGCCGGAAGCAACCGATTGGATCACGAGTTTTAAGTCCAAGATCGCTTCGAAACTTTCTCGTAAGTCCCATTAA
- a CDS encoding nicotinamide-nucleotide amidase, which produces MVFDDLYYLASDLVEELKKSKLTVAFAESLTGGMIASKLVDVPGASDVLLGGVVSYTNEIKMNVLGVKKDTIDAYTEVSEQCAMEMADGVRKLTGADIAFSATGYAGDYSDPSDSDDDLVGTVWFGFATEDGTEAFCQYFPYKRDMVRLQSVEFVYKTILSYIEENYE; this is translated from the coding sequence ATGGTATTTGATGATCTTTATTATCTTGCGAGCGATCTGGTCGAAGAGCTTAAAAAAAGCAAGCTCACCGTTGCTTTCGCAGAGAGCCTTACGGGCGGTATGATCGCTTCAAAGTTAGTCGACGTACCCGGAGCATCCGATGTTCTCTTGGGTGGTGTAGTTTCATATACCAATGAGATCAAGATGAATGTATTAGGCGTAAAGAAAGATACGATCGATGCATATACTGAAGTCTCCGAGCAGTGTGCGATGGAGATGGCAGATGGCGTTCGAAAGCTTACAGGCGCAGATATAGCTTTCTCGGCTACAGGTTATGCAGGTGATTATTCCGATCCGTCAGACAGTGATGACGATCTGGTCGGTACAGTATGGTTCGGATTTGCCACTGAAGACGGAACTGAAGCTTTTTGTCAGTACTTCCCTTATAAGAGAGATATGGTAAGGCTTCAGTCTGTCGAATTCGTTTATAAGACTATCCTTTCTTACATAGAGGAGAATTATGAGTAA
- a CDS encoding 4TM region of DNA translocase FtsK/SpoIIIE, translated as MSFNEDKREVTGIVFFFCAIVLTLIYYLPETITGFLGVWFRGLGFGLIGSAAFMIPVFLFYASVDFFLEKREGVAPIRVRSVIIFMICVSALFALFSMDFEFFRKLCADETGEKFKATKAIALLWKSGPDSSLITNPAGSAKCLPGGLVGGGIAVALNKLAGKTVSILAMFVLLLSQVILVFHVSLKKTAKKTAKAIGHASKKAYNTVRDRYNPRYPQYGSRPQRGPAPQQQMQPYQSGRSPFVNSPTEISGVPLFEHERYKNQAIQAAQNSNQKDPFGKRIPVDSKTGFMDVSDREFGADTTVDPNNLNYGVRRVSTAGAADAPTAEFDYTPLPKTAPLMPRRQQPEAPSFLRNDNSQQDFYDLQDGVYAGDPEHMARFQAAAEQQSYQYDDQQDLPYQDQYSEGYNDYDDPNDFPEEITDEDPYDYTQNRTVRAPHISMGGEPAPAPYTSPAAPAAPVSPAPVSGTAAIPINQNLDNEGFSNTEGRIVETPKSVPGANVDVTTGRIKSRRKGPYRPAPLTCLEKDQGTKNANNNAELQAKAKELEEALGSFGINAQVINITHGPAITRFELTIDRGVKVSRVLSLQDDIALAMAAVSVRIEAPIPGKSAIGIEIPNKKTSAVQLRGLLETKEFREGPGLEVPLGKDIPGRPIMCNIAKMPHLLIAGSTGSGKSVCINTILTSILCKASPDDVRMILVDPKVVELSVYNGIPHLLMPVVTDPKKASNALKWAVIEMERRYKCFSESGCRDLSGYNEYLKYNGEKPLPLILIVIDELADLMTVAAKEVEDQIARLAAMARAAGLHLLIATQRPSVDVITGVIKSNVPSRIAFAVSSGVDSRTILDSVGAEKLLGKGDMLYSPLSAPKPVRGQGAFVSDKEVEAIVKYLKDNYGPLYDDDIMKAVETPAAAGGSAGGAGGDQGGSDEDDLLDQAVNTVIDAGNASVSILQRRLGIGYPRAARLIDVMEQKHIIGPFEGSKPRKVLINKTDWLEMQSKGDA; from the coding sequence TTGAGCTTTAACGAAGACAAGAGAGAAGTAACGGGCATAGTGTTTTTCTTCTGTGCCATAGTTCTCACTTTGATCTATTATCTTCCGGAGACGATAACCGGTTTCCTCGGAGTATGGTTCAGAGGCTTGGGATTCGGTCTTATCGGATCCGCGGCCTTCATGATACCCGTATTCCTCTTTTATGCATCAGTTGATTTCTTCCTCGAGAAGAGGGAAGGCGTAGCACCCATAAGAGTCAGATCCGTGATCATCTTCATGATCTGTGTCTCTGCGCTCTTTGCACTCTTTTCGATGGATTTTGAATTCTTCAGAAAATTATGCGCCGATGAGACAGGCGAGAAGTTCAAGGCTACAAAGGCTATCGCACTTCTTTGGAAGTCCGGTCCCGATTCTTCGCTCATTACTAATCCCGCAGGATCTGCTAAGTGCCTTCCCGGCGGACTCGTAGGCGGCGGTATCGCAGTAGCTCTTAATAAGCTCGCAGGCAAGACTGTATCTATCCTTGCGATGTTCGTTTTGCTTCTCTCACAGGTTATCTTAGTATTCCATGTTTCTCTTAAGAAGACCGCAAAGAAGACGGCGAAAGCTATCGGTCATGCTTCAAAGAAAGCATATAACACGGTTCGTGACAGATATAATCCCAGATATCCGCAGTATGGCAGCAGACCTCAGAGAGGTCCTGCTCCTCAGCAGCAGATGCAGCCTTACCAGAGCGGCAGATCTCCTTTTGTAAATTCTCCTACGGAGATCTCGGGAGTTCCCTTGTTCGAGCACGAAAGATATAAGAATCAGGCAATTCAGGCGGCTCAGAATTCTAACCAGAAGGATCCTTTTGGTAAGAGGATCCCCGTTGACAGCAAGACGGGATTTATGGATGTATCCGACAGGGAGTTCGGTGCGGATACTACAGTAGATCCGAATAACCTGAACTACGGTGTTCGCAGAGTATCTACGGCAGGTGCCGCCGATGCTCCTACGGCTGAATTTGATTACACACCGCTTCCTAAGACTGCACCTCTGATGCCCAGACGTCAGCAGCCCGAGGCTCCGTCTTTCTTGAGAAATGATAACTCTCAACAGGATTTCTATGATCTTCAGGATGGTGTCTATGCAGGTGATCCCGAGCATATGGCTAGATTTCAGGCGGCAGCCGAGCAGCAGTCCTATCAGTATGATGATCAGCAGGATCTTCCTTATCAGGATCAGTATTCCGAAGGATATAACGATTACGATGATCCCAATGATTTCCCCGAGGAGATCACTGATGAGGATCCTTACGATTATACACAGAACAGAACAGTCAGAGCTCCACATATCTCAATGGGTGGTGAGCCTGCACCTGCTCCGTATACTTCCCCCGCAGCACCTGCGGCTCCCGTAAGTCCCGCACCCGTATCCGGAACGGCTGCGATCCCGATCAATCAGAACCTTGATAATGAAGGATTCAGCAATACTGAAGGCAGGATCGTCGAGACTCCCAAGAGTGTTCCGGGTGCTAATGTCGATGTTACGACCGGCAGGATAAAGAGCAGACGCAAGGGCCCGTATCGTCCTGCGCCTCTTACATGCCTTGAGAAGGATCAGGGAACAAAGAATGCCAATAACAATGCAGAGCTTCAGGCTAAGGCTAAGGAACTTGAAGAGGCTCTCGGAAGTTTCGGCATCAATGCTCAGGTCATAAATATCACGCACGGTCCTGCTATTACCAGGTTTGAGCTTACGATTGACAGAGGTGTCAAGGTCAGCAGGGTATTATCTCTTCAGGATGATATAGCTCTTGCCATGGCAGCCGTTTCCGTCAGGATTGAGGCTCCTATCCCGGGTAAGAGTGCGATCGGTATCGAGATCCCTAACAAGAAGACTTCTGCAGTACAGCTCAGAGGACTTCTTGAGACTAAGGAGTTTAGAGAAGGCCCCGGGCTCGAAGTACCATTGGGTAAGGATATCCCCGGACGTCCGATCATGTGTAATATCGCCAAGATGCCGCACCTTCTTATCGCAGGTTCTACGGGATCAGGTAAGTCCGTATGTATCAATACGATCCTTACGAGTATCCTCTGTAAGGCTTCTCCCGACGATGTAAGGATGATCCTTGTCGACCCTAAGGTCGTTGAGCTTTCAGTTTATAACGGTATTCCGCATCTTCTTATGCCTGTTGTAACAGATCCGAAGAAGGCTTCTAATGCTCTGAAGTGGGCTGTTATCGAGATGGAGAGAAGATATAAGTGCTTCTCGGAGTCAGGATGCAGAGACTTGAGCGGATATAACGAATACTTAAAGTACAACGGTGAGAAGCCGCTGCCGCTCATCCTTATCGTTATCGATGAGCTTGCGGATCTCATGACCGTTGCCGCTAAGGAAGTTGAAGATCAGATTGCAAGACTTGCCGCTATGGCACGTGCTGCGGGACTTCATCTTCTTATCGCTACACAAAGACCTTCTGTCGACGTAATCACCGGTGTTATCAAGTCGAATGTTCCTTCGAGGATCGCTTTCGCTGTTTCATCCGGTGTCGACAGCCGTACGATCCTTGATTCCGTCGGTGCCGAGAAGCTTCTCGGTAAGGGCGATATGCTCTATTCACCTTTGTCTGCTCCTAAGCCCGTCAGAGGTCAGGGTGCTTTCGTATCCGATAAGGAAGTAGAGGCTATCGTCAAGTATCTTAAGGATAATTACGGACCTTTGTATGATGACGATATAATGAAGGCTGTCGAGACACCTGCCGCAGCAGGCGGATCTGCCGGCGGTGCTGGCGGTGATCAGGGAGGATCCGATGAGGATGATCTTCTCGATCAGGCAGTTAATACCGTAATCGATGCGGGTAATGCGAGCGTATCGATCCTTCAGAGAAGACTCGGTATCGGTTATCCCCGAGCTGCGCGTCTTATCGACGTCATGGAGCAGAAGCATATCATCGGACCTTTCGAGGGAAGTAAGCCTCGTAAGGTATTGATCAATAAGACGGATTGGCTCGAGATGCAGTCAAAGGGAGATGCCTGA
- a CDS encoding ADP-ribose pyrophosphatase has product MTERDYSELIEETLSSETVFHGRVFDTIVKKVRLADGSQSRREIVKHNGGACILPIDEDLNCYMVRQFRAPFERILLEVPAGKIEPGEDPKVCAVRELHEEAGFEAENVYDLGRMVCSPGYDSEIIWLYAATGLKFIGEKPDEGEFLKCEKIPLKELLSMADNGDIEDSKTMLCIYKAIRRLGIEL; this is encoded by the coding sequence ATGACGGAACGTGACTATAGTGAGCTTATCGAGGAGACTCTCTCATCTGAGACGGTCTTCCATGGCAGGGTTTTTGATACAATAGTTAAGAAGGTCAGATTGGCTGACGGATCGCAGTCTCGTCGCGAGATAGTTAAGCATAACGGCGGCGCGTGCATCCTTCCTATAGACGAGGATCTTAACTGTTATATGGTCAGACAGTTCAGAGCGCCTTTCGAAAGGATCCTTCTCGAAGTTCCGGCAGGTAAGATCGAGCCCGGCGAAGACCCGAAGGTATGTGCCGTTAGGGAACTTCATGAAGAAGCGGGCTTCGAAGCCGAGAACGTCTATGACCTGGGCAGGATGGTCTGCTCTCCCGGATATGATTCCGAGATCATCTGGCTATATGCGGCAACGGGACTTAAGTTCATCGGCGAAAAGCCTGATGAAGGTGAGTTCCTTAAGTGTGAGAAGATACCTTTGAAGGAACTTCTTTCCATGGCCGACAATGGAGATATCGAAGACAGCAAGACGATGCTGTGTATCTATAAAGCGATAAGGAGATTGGGAATTGAGCTTTAA
- a CDS encoding RNase HI has translation MPESKLTPVTVYTDGACSGNPGPGGWGAILMAGGKSKEMSGGEERTTNNRMELMAVIRALEALTRPCHVDIYSDSAYVVNAFNQNWIAGWQRNNWRNSAKAEVANIDLWKRLLELTNTHEVVFHKVKGHADNEFNNRCDRLAVEQSSKFASGTGAK, from the coding sequence ATGCCTGAAAGTAAGCTCACCCCCGTAACCGTATATACTGACGGCGCCTGCTCCGGTAACCCCGGTCCCGGCGGCTGGGGAGCGATCCTCATGGCCGGCGGAAAGAGCAAGGAGATGTCAGGCGGTGAGGAGCGTACCACCAATAACAGGATGGAGCTCATGGCCGTCATAAGGGCTCTGGAAGCTCTGACAAGACCCTGTCATGTTGATATCTACAGTGACAGCGCATATGTCGTAAATGCTTTTAACCAGAACTGGATCGCAGGTTGGCAGCGTAATAACTGGCGCAACAGTGCCAAGGCAGAAGTTGCCAATATCGATCTTTGGAAGAGACTTCTCGAGCTTACGAATACACATGAAGTCGTCTTTCACAAGGTAAAAGGTCATGCCGATAATGAATTCAACAACAGATGCGACAGACTTGCAGTCGAGCAGTCCTCGAAGTTTGCATCGGGAACGGGTGCCAAATGA
- a CDS encoding pyrroline-5-carboxylate reductase, which produces MKLTVIGTGNMGKALMKGFIDGNIFKPEEITVYDVIEAARNNAASTFGVNAASDAASSVKDADYVLMAVKPQHFDNALKDIVPSLKAGAIVLSIAAAVTTSRIAGILDSGRKFVRIMPNTPAQVGAGVSAVCPMGLDEEETAFVVKLLETCGEVVLCDEKTLDAIGCVSGTGPAYVMLFIEAMADAAVSLGIKRDDALKIAAATVMGSGKLCLDTKTHPAVLKDQVCSPGGTTIAGVMALEENGLRNAVIKSVLAADEKTKLMQGGK; this is translated from the coding sequence ATGAAACTCACTGTTATAGGCACAGGTAATATGGGTAAGGCCCTTATGAAGGGATTTATCGACGGCAACATCTTTAAGCCCGAGGAGATCACTGTTTATGATGTTATCGAGGCTGCAAGAAATAATGCCGCTTCCACTTTCGGAGTTAATGCCGCTTCTGACGCAGCTTCATCCGTAAAGGATGCCGATTATGTTCTTATGGCTGTTAAGCCCCAGCATTTTGATAATGCTCTTAAGGATATCGTTCCTTCATTGAAGGCAGGTGCTATCGTTCTTTCGATCGCGGCTGCAGTTACTACGTCAAGGATCGCAGGTATCCTCGACAGCGGCAGAAAGTTCGTAAGGATCATGCCTAATACTCCCGCTCAGGTAGGCGCAGGCGTAAGTGCCGTTTGCCCCATGGGGCTTGATGAGGAGGAGACTGCTTTCGTAGTTAAGCTCCTTGAGACATGCGGTGAAGTTGTTCTCTGTGATGAGAAGACTCTCGATGCTATCGGATGTGTTTCCGGTACGGGCCCCGCATACGTAATGCTCTTTATCGAAGCAATGGCAGATGCAGCCGTATCTCTCGGTATCAAGAGAGATGATGCTCTTAAGATCGCAGCTGCAACAGTCATGGGTTCCGGAAAGCTCTGCCTTGATACGAAGACTCATCCCGCAGTCTTGAAGGATCAGGTATGCTCTCCCGGAGGAACAACGATCGCAGGTGTTATGGCACTTGAGGAGAACGGTCTTCGTAATGCCGTTATCAAGTCCGTACTCGCAGCTGACGAGAAGACAAAGCTCATGCAGGGCGGTAAGTGA